A single genomic interval of Scatophagus argus isolate fScaArg1 chromosome 22, fScaArg1.pri, whole genome shotgun sequence harbors:
- the dnai7 gene encoding dynein axonemal intermediate chain 7 isoform X2, with amino-acid sequence MSSKKGQKLSKAQKAKLQQEEEERRLKDEEEARLQAEKEEQERLERERKEKEQESLELKDQERREDELNELRHLLEENHTAVTKWQTDTVETEKWERYMRCDDTPDPAVQQDINTYMSLWRDDPEVDITIVLEQCRLALQLIEELEVLLREATHPQEGQKYQEALINLQELIHFKHNLTTEEILKRANANIDTETGNMQTVVKDDNVTLCLWANLKKNPRFKGLTFEEAGLGFEIPKQLAVSDIAVRILHTHYDHLSLLARMAHLRTYTPSHRSLASGQEVLADTDIPEPGETEGEEEVKEDNETQQHRVDEEVHSIQGSEGRKSAVSMQSRRNSAQPAEGRGSQVQTQMEALGADGDMTPPSVQLTVMDHGVQVVDLMQYTPLGGVLYYDAFHLPPQAHQVNGWEIRQLLDTGLQVFPHPLEKTSLEDNEGLTCPPVGASVTLPDSVVFLEPPLVARWDPRGKQWRMDGITDVSYEEAESKISFKMDSFQAFVLLQETYVNLPFQSWELRPLGQDSALFTINGALIDLSITIQGSQCMLQSEQERGLSHLIGKWMSVPSLQRAMINAGINIFVNEYTDKYVSSCGKDPLTEHAAYEQMALFASACAFSWSKWNAKCGAEHLVMQVCEHCGPTPVPQSSWSLYLLGAQRSQKLEITETSEVFSPDHYPGSEFHSTFIHMLQDSMSTDGIARTRESNYLFVDTVQTLLCATRPLMYS; translated from the exons ATG TCATCCAAGAAGGGCCAGAAACTGAGTAAAGCTCAGAAGGCAAAACTgcagcaagaggaggaggaaagaaggcTCAAAGATGAAG AGGAAGCACGGCTGCAAGCGgagaaagaagagcaggaaagattggaaagagagagaaaggagaaggagcaAGAAAGTCTTGAGTTAAAG GATCAAGAGCGCAGAGAGgatgaactgaatgaactgcGCCACCTTCTGGAGGAGAATCACACTGCAGTAACCAAATGGCAAACTGATACTGTGGAGACAGAaaag tGGGAAAGATACATGCGTTGTGATGATACCCCAGACCCAGCAGTACAGCAGGATATTAACACATATATGAGCTTATGGAGAGATGATCCAGAGGTCGACATCACAATTGTGCTCGAGCAATGCAGACTCGCTCTACAG CTTATTGAGGAGCTTGAAGTTCTGCTCAGAGAAGCTACACATCCACAAGAGGGCCAAAAGTACCAAGAGGCTCTCATAAATTTACAGGAGCTAATCCACTTTAAACACAACCTCACCACTGAGGAGATCCTCAAG AGAGCCAATGCAAACATCGACACCGAGACAGGCAACATGCAGACTGTGGTCAAAGACGACAACGTCACACTGTGCCTCTGGGCCAATCTCAAGAAGAATCCAAG GTTTAAAGGTTTAACCTTTGAAGAGGCGGGCCTGGGCTTTGAGATTCCCAAACAGCTGGCTGTGAGTGACATCGCCGTGCGGATACTCCATACACATTATGACCACCTGTCCTTGCTGGCCAGGATGGCTCACCTGAGAACATACACGCCCAGTCATAG GTCTCTTGCAAGTGGTCAAGAGGTATTAGCTGATACAGACATACCTGAGCCAGGGGAGAcggagggagaagaggaggtgaaggaagaCAATGAGACGCAGCAGCACCGAGTGGACGAGGAGGTGCACTCTATCCAAGGGTCTGAAGGGCGGAAG AGTGCAGTCAGCATGCAGTCGAGGAGAAACAGTGCCCAGCCTGCAGAGGGACGAGGGAGCCAGGTGCAGACACAGATGGAGGCTCTCGGTG CTGACGGGGACATGACACCCCCCTCAGTGCAGCTGACAGTGATGGACCACGGTGTCCAGGTTGTGGATTTAATGCAGTACACACCCCTGGGTGGAGTTCTTTACTATGACGCGTTTCATCTCCCACCACAAGCCCACCAAGTCAATGGCTGGGAAATTAgacag CTGTTGGACACAGGGCTGCAGGTGTTCCCTCATCCTTTGGAGAAGACTAGCTTAGAGGACAATGAAGGGCTTACCTGCCCTCCTGTTGGTGCCTCTGTGACACTGCCTGACTCTGTCGTCTTCTTGGAACCTCCCCTAGTGGCTCGCTGGGATCCTAGAG GGAAGCAGTGGAGGATGGACGGCATCACTGATGTCTCTTATGAGGAGGCGGAGTCCAAAATCTCATTCAAGATGGACTCCTTCCAGGCCTTTGTGCTGTTGCAGGAAACTTATGTCAACCTCCCCTTCCAGAGCTGGGAGCTCAGACCCCTGGGCCAGGACTCAGCTCTTTTCACTATCAATGGGGCACTCATTGACCTCAGCATCACGATTCAG GGTAGTCAGTGCATGTTGCAGTCTGAACAAGAAAGAGGTCTCTCCCACCTCATCGGGAAGTGGATGAGTGTTCCTTCCCTGCAGAGAGCCATGATCAACGCTGGGATCAACATCTTTGTGAATGAGTACACGGACAAATACGTCAGCAGCTGTGGCAAG gacCCACTCACAGAACATGCTGCCTACGAACAGATGGCCCTCTTCGCCTCTGCTTGCGCTTTCTCTTGGAGCAAGTGGAACGCCAAATGTGGTGCTGAGCATCTGGTCATGCAG gtGTGTGAGCACTGCGGCCCCACTCCTGTACCTCAAAGCTCCTGGAGTCTCTACCTGCTGGGTGCCCAGAGGAGTCAGAAGCTGGAAATCACTGAGACGAGTGAAGTTTTCTCTCCTGACCATTATCCTGGCAGTGAGTTTCACTCCACCTTCATCCACATGCTCCAGGACAGCATGAGCACTGACGGCATAGCTAGGACCAGAGAATCCAATTACCTGTTCGTCGACACAGTACAGACCCTGCTCTGTGCCACCAGACCCCTGATGTATTCATAA
- the dnai7 gene encoding dynein axonemal intermediate chain 7 isoform X1, translating to MPPKKGKSSKKGQKLSKAQKAKLQQEEEERRLKDEEEARLQAEKEEQERLERERKEKEQESLELKDQERREDELNELRHLLEENHTAVTKWQTDTVETEKWERYMRCDDTPDPAVQQDINTYMSLWRDDPEVDITIVLEQCRLALQLIEELEVLLREATHPQEGQKYQEALINLQELIHFKHNLTTEEILKRANANIDTETGNMQTVVKDDNVTLCLWANLKKNPRFKGLTFEEAGLGFEIPKQLAVSDIAVRILHTHYDHLSLLARMAHLRTYTPSHRSLASGQEVLADTDIPEPGETEGEEEVKEDNETQQHRVDEEVHSIQGSEGRKSAVSMQSRRNSAQPAEGRGSQVQTQMEALGADGDMTPPSVQLTVMDHGVQVVDLMQYTPLGGVLYYDAFHLPPQAHQVNGWEIRQLLDTGLQVFPHPLEKTSLEDNEGLTCPPVGASVTLPDSVVFLEPPLVARWDPRGKQWRMDGITDVSYEEAESKISFKMDSFQAFVLLQETYVNLPFQSWELRPLGQDSALFTINGALIDLSITIQGSQCMLQSEQERGLSHLIGKWMSVPSLQRAMINAGINIFVNEYTDKYVSSCGKDPLTEHAAYEQMALFASACAFSWSKWNAKCGAEHLVMQVCEHCGPTPVPQSSWSLYLLGAQRSQKLEITETSEVFSPDHYPGSEFHSTFIHMLQDSMSTDGIARTRESNYLFVDTVQTLLCATRPLMYS from the exons ATG CCTCCCAAGAAAGGAAAG TCATCCAAGAAGGGCCAGAAACTGAGTAAAGCTCAGAAGGCAAAACTgcagcaagaggaggaggaaagaaggcTCAAAGATGAAG AGGAAGCACGGCTGCAAGCGgagaaagaagagcaggaaagattggaaagagagagaaaggagaaggagcaAGAAAGTCTTGAGTTAAAG GATCAAGAGCGCAGAGAGgatgaactgaatgaactgcGCCACCTTCTGGAGGAGAATCACACTGCAGTAACCAAATGGCAAACTGATACTGTGGAGACAGAaaag tGGGAAAGATACATGCGTTGTGATGATACCCCAGACCCAGCAGTACAGCAGGATATTAACACATATATGAGCTTATGGAGAGATGATCCAGAGGTCGACATCACAATTGTGCTCGAGCAATGCAGACTCGCTCTACAG CTTATTGAGGAGCTTGAAGTTCTGCTCAGAGAAGCTACACATCCACAAGAGGGCCAAAAGTACCAAGAGGCTCTCATAAATTTACAGGAGCTAATCCACTTTAAACACAACCTCACCACTGAGGAGATCCTCAAG AGAGCCAATGCAAACATCGACACCGAGACAGGCAACATGCAGACTGTGGTCAAAGACGACAACGTCACACTGTGCCTCTGGGCCAATCTCAAGAAGAATCCAAG GTTTAAAGGTTTAACCTTTGAAGAGGCGGGCCTGGGCTTTGAGATTCCCAAACAGCTGGCTGTGAGTGACATCGCCGTGCGGATACTCCATACACATTATGACCACCTGTCCTTGCTGGCCAGGATGGCTCACCTGAGAACATACACGCCCAGTCATAG GTCTCTTGCAAGTGGTCAAGAGGTATTAGCTGATACAGACATACCTGAGCCAGGGGAGAcggagggagaagaggaggtgaaggaagaCAATGAGACGCAGCAGCACCGAGTGGACGAGGAGGTGCACTCTATCCAAGGGTCTGAAGGGCGGAAG AGTGCAGTCAGCATGCAGTCGAGGAGAAACAGTGCCCAGCCTGCAGAGGGACGAGGGAGCCAGGTGCAGACACAGATGGAGGCTCTCGGTG CTGACGGGGACATGACACCCCCCTCAGTGCAGCTGACAGTGATGGACCACGGTGTCCAGGTTGTGGATTTAATGCAGTACACACCCCTGGGTGGAGTTCTTTACTATGACGCGTTTCATCTCCCACCACAAGCCCACCAAGTCAATGGCTGGGAAATTAgacag CTGTTGGACACAGGGCTGCAGGTGTTCCCTCATCCTTTGGAGAAGACTAGCTTAGAGGACAATGAAGGGCTTACCTGCCCTCCTGTTGGTGCCTCTGTGACACTGCCTGACTCTGTCGTCTTCTTGGAACCTCCCCTAGTGGCTCGCTGGGATCCTAGAG GGAAGCAGTGGAGGATGGACGGCATCACTGATGTCTCTTATGAGGAGGCGGAGTCCAAAATCTCATTCAAGATGGACTCCTTCCAGGCCTTTGTGCTGTTGCAGGAAACTTATGTCAACCTCCCCTTCCAGAGCTGGGAGCTCAGACCCCTGGGCCAGGACTCAGCTCTTTTCACTATCAATGGGGCACTCATTGACCTCAGCATCACGATTCAG GGTAGTCAGTGCATGTTGCAGTCTGAACAAGAAAGAGGTCTCTCCCACCTCATCGGGAAGTGGATGAGTGTTCCTTCCCTGCAGAGAGCCATGATCAACGCTGGGATCAACATCTTTGTGAATGAGTACACGGACAAATACGTCAGCAGCTGTGGCAAG gacCCACTCACAGAACATGCTGCCTACGAACAGATGGCCCTCTTCGCCTCTGCTTGCGCTTTCTCTTGGAGCAAGTGGAACGCCAAATGTGGTGCTGAGCATCTGGTCATGCAG gtGTGTGAGCACTGCGGCCCCACTCCTGTACCTCAAAGCTCCTGGAGTCTCTACCTGCTGGGTGCCCAGAGGAGTCAGAAGCTGGAAATCACTGAGACGAGTGAAGTTTTCTCTCCTGACCATTATCCTGGCAGTGAGTTTCACTCCACCTTCATCCACATGCTCCAGGACAGCATGAGCACTGACGGCATAGCTAGGACCAGAGAATCCAATTACCTGTTCGTCGACACAGTACAGACCCTGCTCTGTGCCACCAGACCCCTGATGTATTCATAA
- the dnai7 gene encoding dynein axonemal intermediate chain 7 isoform X3 translates to MRCDDTPDPAVQQDINTYMSLWRDDPEVDITIVLEQCRLALQLIEELEVLLREATHPQEGQKYQEALINLQELIHFKHNLTTEEILKRANANIDTETGNMQTVVKDDNVTLCLWANLKKNPRFKGLTFEEAGLGFEIPKQLAVSDIAVRILHTHYDHLSLLARMAHLRTYTPSHRSLASGQEVLADTDIPEPGETEGEEEVKEDNETQQHRVDEEVHSIQGSEGRKSAVSMQSRRNSAQPAEGRGSQVQTQMEALGADGDMTPPSVQLTVMDHGVQVVDLMQYTPLGGVLYYDAFHLPPQAHQVNGWEIRQLLDTGLQVFPHPLEKTSLEDNEGLTCPPVGASVTLPDSVVFLEPPLVARWDPRGKQWRMDGITDVSYEEAESKISFKMDSFQAFVLLQETYVNLPFQSWELRPLGQDSALFTINGALIDLSITIQGSQCMLQSEQERGLSHLIGKWMSVPSLQRAMINAGINIFVNEYTDKYVSSCGKDPLTEHAAYEQMALFASACAFSWSKWNAKCGAEHLVMQVCEHCGPTPVPQSSWSLYLLGAQRSQKLEITETSEVFSPDHYPGSEFHSTFIHMLQDSMSTDGIARTRESNYLFVDTVQTLLCATRPLMYS, encoded by the exons ATGCGTTGTGATGATACCCCAGACCCAGCAGTACAGCAGGATATTAACACATATATGAGCTTATGGAGAGATGATCCAGAGGTCGACATCACAATTGTGCTCGAGCAATGCAGACTCGCTCTACAG CTTATTGAGGAGCTTGAAGTTCTGCTCAGAGAAGCTACACATCCACAAGAGGGCCAAAAGTACCAAGAGGCTCTCATAAATTTACAGGAGCTAATCCACTTTAAACACAACCTCACCACTGAGGAGATCCTCAAG AGAGCCAATGCAAACATCGACACCGAGACAGGCAACATGCAGACTGTGGTCAAAGACGACAACGTCACACTGTGCCTCTGGGCCAATCTCAAGAAGAATCCAAG GTTTAAAGGTTTAACCTTTGAAGAGGCGGGCCTGGGCTTTGAGATTCCCAAACAGCTGGCTGTGAGTGACATCGCCGTGCGGATACTCCATACACATTATGACCACCTGTCCTTGCTGGCCAGGATGGCTCACCTGAGAACATACACGCCCAGTCATAG GTCTCTTGCAAGTGGTCAAGAGGTATTAGCTGATACAGACATACCTGAGCCAGGGGAGAcggagggagaagaggaggtgaaggaagaCAATGAGACGCAGCAGCACCGAGTGGACGAGGAGGTGCACTCTATCCAAGGGTCTGAAGGGCGGAAG AGTGCAGTCAGCATGCAGTCGAGGAGAAACAGTGCCCAGCCTGCAGAGGGACGAGGGAGCCAGGTGCAGACACAGATGGAGGCTCTCGGTG CTGACGGGGACATGACACCCCCCTCAGTGCAGCTGACAGTGATGGACCACGGTGTCCAGGTTGTGGATTTAATGCAGTACACACCCCTGGGTGGAGTTCTTTACTATGACGCGTTTCATCTCCCACCACAAGCCCACCAAGTCAATGGCTGGGAAATTAgacag CTGTTGGACACAGGGCTGCAGGTGTTCCCTCATCCTTTGGAGAAGACTAGCTTAGAGGACAATGAAGGGCTTACCTGCCCTCCTGTTGGTGCCTCTGTGACACTGCCTGACTCTGTCGTCTTCTTGGAACCTCCCCTAGTGGCTCGCTGGGATCCTAGAG GGAAGCAGTGGAGGATGGACGGCATCACTGATGTCTCTTATGAGGAGGCGGAGTCCAAAATCTCATTCAAGATGGACTCCTTCCAGGCCTTTGTGCTGTTGCAGGAAACTTATGTCAACCTCCCCTTCCAGAGCTGGGAGCTCAGACCCCTGGGCCAGGACTCAGCTCTTTTCACTATCAATGGGGCACTCATTGACCTCAGCATCACGATTCAG GGTAGTCAGTGCATGTTGCAGTCTGAACAAGAAAGAGGTCTCTCCCACCTCATCGGGAAGTGGATGAGTGTTCCTTCCCTGCAGAGAGCCATGATCAACGCTGGGATCAACATCTTTGTGAATGAGTACACGGACAAATACGTCAGCAGCTGTGGCAAG gacCCACTCACAGAACATGCTGCCTACGAACAGATGGCCCTCTTCGCCTCTGCTTGCGCTTTCTCTTGGAGCAAGTGGAACGCCAAATGTGGTGCTGAGCATCTGGTCATGCAG gtGTGTGAGCACTGCGGCCCCACTCCTGTACCTCAAAGCTCCTGGAGTCTCTACCTGCTGGGTGCCCAGAGGAGTCAGAAGCTGGAAATCACTGAGACGAGTGAAGTTTTCTCTCCTGACCATTATCCTGGCAGTGAGTTTCACTCCACCTTCATCCACATGCTCCAGGACAGCATGAGCACTGACGGCATAGCTAGGACCAGAGAATCCAATTACCTGTTCGTCGACACAGTACAGACCCTGCTCTGTGCCACCAGACCCCTGATGTATTCATAA
- the lyrm5a gene encoding LYR motif-containing protein 5A — protein sequence MANPLKGEVIRLYKTLLYLGRDYPQGSAYFRERLKSAFMKNKDVTDPEKIKKLVARGEFVIKELEALYFLRKYRAMKKRYYEPEK from the exons ATGGCCAACCCTTTAAAGGGTGAGGTTATCAGGCTTTACAAAACT CTGCTGTATCTTGGCCGTGACTACCCCCAGGGATCAGCTTATTTCAGAGAGCGCCTGAAGTCAGCTTTCATGAAGAATAAAGACGTGACAGACCCTGAAAAGATCAAAAAGCTTGTGGCCCGAGGCGAGTTTGTCATCAAGGAACTGGAGGCTCTCTATTTCCTCAGGAAATATCGAGCTATGAAGAAGAGGTATTACGAACCAGAAAAGTAA
- the LOC124053437 gene encoding sodium-coupled monocarboxylate transporter 1-like → MSGDSLKAGSLVAADYVVFALMLVVSATIGVYYAWASRGKESSRDFLTGGRRLTALPVSMSLTASFMSSITVLSNPADVYCFGAIFVFFSLPYVLSTVVVSEIFLPVFYRLAITSTYEYLELRFNRATRLLGTVFFIVQTVLFTGIVIYGPALALSQVTDIDLWGGIISTGAVCTLYCTLGGLKAVVWTDVFQIGIMLAGYLSVIIKSVILQGGVSNIISDAQQGGRLNFLDFDINPLRRHTFWTMVIGGTFGWINVYGTNQAQVQRYVSCKNITHARLALYINMIGLCTFLVCSVFAGMCLYSVYKNCDPWTAGLVSAPDQLIPYLVMDVLTGYPGLPGLFFAAVCSGSLSTVSSSINALAAVTVEDLIKPHTKMSEKHLSWTSKGLSFFYGVLCISMAGLASVMGGMMQAGVIIGGTIGGPLLGLFTLGILCPFANTKGGLTGLAAGLAASLCVSLGSLIYPPPPAMTRPLPLSTDGCNFTVTDNLNWTSTALPTEPSSIITSPGQNGDDQGLLAVEWHSPSYLYFGLIGTVTAVTVGLIVSLFTGGRRIEVEPKFTLMKEDTTSYHIFRFIKERVMGSEGECDLTRNGQELVDNTSPAFCDTKI, encoded by the exons ATGTCAGGGGACTCTCTGAAAGCCGGCTCTTTGGTGGCAGCAGACTATGTGGTGTTTGCTCTCATGCTGGTGGTGTCTGCTACCATCGGGGTCTACTATGCCTGGGCCAGCAGGGGTAAAGAAAGCTCCAGGGACTTCCTGACAGGGGGCCGGAGGCTGACGGCCCTGCCCGTCTCCATGTCCCTGACTGCCAGCTTCATGTCATCCATCACGGTGCTGTCCAACCCAGCCGAC GTGTACTGCTTTGGAGCcatctttgtatttttcagtcTCCCCTATGTATTGTCGACAGTGGTCGTATCTGAGATCTTTCTCCCAGTCTTTTACAGGCTGGCCATCACCAGCACTTATGAG TATCTGGAGCTGCGTTTCAACAGGGCAACACGTCTGCTGGGAACTGTGTTCTTCATTGTTCAGACG GTGCTCTTCACTGGAATCGTCATTTATGGCCCTGCGCTTGCTTTGAGCCAAG tcaCTGACATAGATCTGTGGGGTGGAATTATTTCAACAGGCGCTGTGTGTACACTTTACTGCACACTG GGTGGACTGAAGGCTGTGGTGTGGACCGATGTGTTCCAG ATTGGAATAATGCTCGCAGGTTACTTGTCTGTCATCATCAAGTCTGTGATCTTACAAGGAGGAGTCAGCAACATTATTTCAGATGCACAACAAGGAGGAAGACTCAACTTTTTGGA CTTTGACATAAACCCTCTGAGGAGACACACTTTTTGGACCATGGTCATTGGAGGAACGTTTGGCTGGATCAATGTCTATGGGACTAATCAAGCACAGGTTCAGAGATACGTCTCCTGCAAAAACATCACTCATGCTAGATT AGCTCTGTACATCAACATGATAGGTCTGTGTACCTTCCtggtgtgttcagtgtttgcaGGAATGTGTCTCTACTCAGTCTATAAGAACTGTGATCCATGGACAGCTGGTCTGGTTTCTGCTCCCGATCAG TTGATACCATATTTGGTGATGGACGTCTTGACAGGCTATCCTGGCCTTCCTGGACTATTTTTTGCAGCAGTATGTAGCGGCTCTCTAAG CACAGTGTCTTCTAGCATCAATGCATTGGCTGCAGTGACGGTGGAGGACCTGATCAAACCACACACCAAAATGTCTGAGAAACACTTGTCCTGGACGTCCAAAGGATTGA GTTTCTTTTATGGGGTTTTATGCATTAGTATGGCTGGACTGGCCTCAGTCATGGGAGGGATGATGCAG GCAGGTGTCATCATTGGTGGTACCATTGGAGGTCCTTTACTTGGCCTGTTCACATTGGGCATCCTCTGTCCATTTGCCAATACCAAA GGAGGCTTGACAGGCCTTGCTGCAGGGTTGGCTGCGTCCTTGTGTGTGAGTCTTGGATCCTTGATCTACCCACCCCCTCCTGCAATGACCCGACCTCTGCCACTGTCCACTGACGGTTgtaacttcactgtgacagacaacCTCAACTGGACCTCCACCGCTCTACCAACAGAACCAAGCTCCATCATCACATCCCCAGGACAGAACGGTGATGACCA AGGTCTGCTGGCAGTTGAGTGGCACTCTCCTTCCTATCTTTACTTCGGTCTCATTGGGACTGTAACGGCTgtcactgtgggactaataGTTAGCTTGTTTACAG GAGGCAGGAGGATCGAGGTGGAGCCAAAGTTTACATTAATGAAAGAAGACACAACTTCTTATCACATATTCAGGTTTATCAAAGAGAGA GTCATGGGAAGTGAAGGAGAGTGTGACCTGACAAGGAACGGGCAGGAGTTGGTTGACAACACAAGTCCTGCTTTCTGTGACACGAAGATCTGA